The Sulfolobus islandicus Y.N.15.51 sequence AGCAAGAAGAAGTAGAGAATCAAGGTTATAAAAATGAATATTAAACCTATGCCGGCAACTACGCCTGGCTTTCCCCTATCCGCAACTTTTCCCATAAATGGAGCCAGAATGCTAGCAATAACATAACTTGGAGTTAACAATAACGAGCTATCTAATGGACTAAGTCCTCTAACGCCTTGAAGATACATTATAAGTAAGAAGCTCAAGGAAAGTCCACCTATACCTTGGAGAAAATTAGCTAAGATTGAGTATGCCAAGAGTCTAATTTTGAATACTTTCAAGTTTATTATAGGATATCTACTCCTAATTTCATTCAAGAGGAAAAATGGTATTAACACTATACCTAAAATTAGCTCTATAACGCTATCTGTAGAAATTCCAGATGCAGCTATAAACATCAATGATAGCGAGATTAAACCTAATGAGATGCCTAACAGAATAGCCCCATGGATATCTAGTTTCGTATTAATCTTACTAATATCTTTAATATTCATTATTCCTAAAATTACAGCAGCTATTCCGATTGGTACATTGATGTAAAATATGTATTGCCACCCTAAGAAAGTAGTCAAAACTCCACCTAAAATAATACCCACTAACGCTCCTATATTCCAACCTAAACTAGTTATTCCATAAGCCTTACCTCTTCTATCAGGTGGAAAAACATCAGCTACTATGGATGAACTATTAGCCACTAGCATTGCTCCCCCGATAGCTTGTATAATTCTAAATATTATCAGCATATCTATATTAGCTGAAATACCACATAAGGCTGAGGCTGCTGTAAATATTACAAATCCTAGATTGTAGATCTTTCCTTTTCCAAATAAATCACCTATCCTACCAGCTTGTGTTGATAAAACTGAAATAACTATCATGTAAGCTAAAAGTACCCATATTGACGATAACAAGTCGGTATGTAAGCTTGACGTAATAGTAGGTAGTGCCAATAATACTATCGTGGTATCAACTGCAGCCATTAGAGATCCTAGAGTTAATACAAATAAGATAGAGTTAGTATTCATCGCGTCTAAACTGATACGTGGGATCTTAAAAAGTTTGCTTAATAAACGGTAAACCTAATAATTGTTAACGAATTGATAAATTATCATGCTCCCTTAATACCACCAGAGTATAAACCCCTTAACATGTAGTCTTGCGCCACGTATGATACTATTATGACTGGTAGTGATGCTACTAAAGCTGATGAGGCTAATAAGGCCCAATTAACTGACCCTTGACTTATGGCATTTAGAGCAAAAATTGTTGCAGTCTCACTTCCAGTTGGTGGAAAGTTCATCTGATAGGGAGTCTCACTTAGAACTAAAGGATAGAATAAAAGGTGCCAAGCAAATGTAAATGAGATTACGAATGTCGCAATTAGAAATGGTCTTGAGAGTGGCAATATCAATCTTAGTATCTTGTTCTTCATACCGTCTATTTCAGAGGCCTCCTCATACACTTTTGGAAAATCTATGTAAAAGTTAAACATAGTCCAAAAGGCAAATGAGACTGTAAATATCGCTGAAGGCAATGCTAATCCTATCCAGCTGTTTATTAAATGTAAGTCAGAAGTCATTAAATATACTGGAATAATGTATGAGGTAGATGGTAACGCATAGAGGTAAATTGATAATAATAGTAACCAGAACCAGAACTTTCTGGCACCCTCGTATGCTCCCAGACTAGATAACAATATTGTAAGGATACCTACGATCAATGATACTATAACTGAAGATATAATGTATGGAACAGATGACTCTAATGATGAAATTACGTATGAGAGCGTAAACTCCTTTGGGATTAAAACGGGAGGTTTTAAAAAGTCTAAGGTATTTGGTCTAGTAGCTACTAATACCATCCAATATACTGGAAAGTCTAAGAATATTATGATAATTGAAGACACTACTAACATTAACACTCTGAATACTTTGTCAGGAATTTTTACTGCTGGAAGAGAAAATCTGAAACCCTTACTTTTCACCAGTAATACAACGCCGATTGCTGGTATTGAGGCTATTAACGCTAAAATCGACGCGAAAAGCGCCCCACCAGAGAAGTTATCGTATTGAAACATCATGAAGTATACAATTAATGGTAATGTTGTTTTAGAAAAACCTGGACCTCCTTGAGTCATAACATAAGGTAAGTCAAAGTTACCCATGGAAAGGACAAAGGTTATCAAAAACGCTAGTAAAATTCCCTTTAATGAATACGGAAAGGCTATTTTAAAGTAATATTGAGATAATGTTAAACCATCTATTTGAGAAGACTCTTTTATCTCCTTAGGAATACTCCTCAAGGATGCCAAAATTAAAAGGAAAGCTAAAGGAACAGAACTCCACGCACTTACTAAACTTACTGCAAATAATGCACTTTTAGAAAAGTATAATGGATCATAATTTATACCCAACAAGTATGTAAACCATCCATAACCTCCGTAAAAACTTATAACCCATATCAAAGCTGATGCCGTAAATGGTATTGTAAACGATAGTAATATTAAAAGAATTAGTAACTTTTTAGGATACATGTCAACAGTGATGGCTATAATATACCCTAATAATGTTGACACTACTGCAATAAATAATGAAAAGAAAAACGTATTATATATTATTTCTAGTGGAGGAGCAATGCTAAAGGAAGACTTTATCGCACTAGATAAATTAACTCCAACAATAACAAAGGTTAGAATTAGTGGTATTATGCCAAAAATTATAATATATACTAGGTAAGGGATGGAATACTTAACCATTACCAAACACCTTACCTTAATAATTAATGAAATCAAATTTAACCCTAGAGCCTTCCTTGATCCTTTCCTTAGTCATTGCCTTAACTTCGTTATCAATAAAATCTATGTAAATTAAATAATATGAACCCCAAAATTCGCAATTACTTACAACTCCTTCATACTTACCATCATTCCTTATAGTAACGTCGTCTGGTCTAACGCCAATTATCTTACCATCAATTTTAGCAAAACTCATTGGAGGATACCAATCAAAGACGCAACATCTTCACTTGATGGATTATTGTAGATCTCTTCGGGAATCCCCACTTGTAGTAGTCTACCCTTGTCAACTACACCAATTCTATCCGCAATTGCTAAAGCCTCATTTGAATCATGTGTAACGTATACCGTAGTAATGTTGAATTCCTTTTGAACTTTCTTGATCAATTTCCTTGCCGAATACCTCAGCTGCACATCGAGATTAGATAAAGGTTCGTCCATCAGTAGTACCTTAGGTCTTCTTACTAATGCTTTAGCTATAGCGACTCTCTGTTGCTGTCCTCCAGAGAGTTGAACTGGATATTTATCCATTAAATGGTATATTTCGAGTTCCTTGGAAATTTCCATAATTCTCTCCTCCTTATCTTTCTTGTCGATTCTTGAATTTTCCAATGCAATCATCAAGTTCTCAAAAACCTTTTTATTCGGGTATAACGCATAATTTTGAAAAACCATTCCAATATCTCTTTTCGAGGGTGGTAAATCAGTAACGTCCATGCTGCCAATAAATATTTTTCCACTACTAACTCTCTCTAAACCAGCAATTAGCCTTAACAAGGTGGTTTTACCAGAACCTGACTTGCCTAAAATTACGAAAAACTCCCCTTTCTCAACATTAAGGCTAATATTATCTATGACCTTAAAACTCCCAAAAAACTTTGTAACCTCCTTTAGCGTAATCACGAACTATCAATAAGATATAAAAATAAAAAGCATTAACTTTTGTTATGAAGAAAGTGCCTTGATCCACGCGTTTGCTGCTTGTTGTAATACATACATAGCATATATCTCATTATATTGAGATGCTGTTAAGAACTGAAACGCCTCATTATTGAAGCTTGGAATTAACGACGGATACGTTTGTGGAACATTTGGAGGGTTCGCTGTCGCATTTAACGCTGATAAATAAGTCTCTTGTAACCACTCCCTTTGATAGGATGGCAATGAGGAGTTGCTTACTAATGAGAGAAAAGCTTGTTTAGAAATCGGGGACTTACCGTATTTTAAGAACGCACTCTCTTGTATTTTAGGAGATACTAAAAATTGCAAAAACTCTAGAGCTAATTGAGGATGTGCTGAGTACTTACTAATGCCTAAAAAGTCAGTACCAGTTTCTGCATATCCCCCAGGCAAGGGTGCTAATAGTACATCTTTAGAATTGTTAATATAACTCAACTGGGAAGTAAATAGAAACGCACCTGCTCCTTGAGAGAAGAATTCTGGAAGATTATCATATGATATTTGAATTTGTGATGGGCTGGGTTCATAACTAACCAATTCCCTATAGGTGATTAGAGCTTGAACGCCAGAGGTTGAATCAAACGATGGTAGAGGATAGTTAAAGCCTGGCAATATTTTCCCTTCAAACATTATGTTATAGTTAGGTAAACCAGCTAGATTACCCATATTTAATGAGCTATTCCTAAAGTAGTACCAGCCATATACTGCAGGGAATGCGTCGATAATCCCATGTGCAACATGGTCGTCAATTAGGAAACCGTATTTTGTAATATGGTGTGACATTAGAAATTGATCAACATCTAAAACTACAGTCCAATTCTCGTACGTAATAGGTGAAAAGTTCATGTGATATTCTTGCTCAAATTCTTGTGCTAAGGTCTGATTATCAAATATTGTGGCATTGTATGCCATTAAATAAACAGCAGTCTCGTACGCAATACCTATTATTTCAGTTTTATTTGTAGATGCATTATAGTATAATCCTCCGAAATCTTCTTGAGGATATATTATATCAGAGAAATTAAAAACTGATTGATTTAAAGGCAACAAATATGGTGCAACATGTAAAGCAGAAGTCGAAGTGAAGCCTACAATATCATATTGGGAAGAATGAGCTTCAAGAGCTGTAAGTTCTTTCTGAATGTACTCACTAAATGGGTATTTGATAACTTCAACTTGAACGTTTGGATGAATTTGATGGAATATCACCAGCGTATTGGATAAGGTTCGCGAATTCTCCACTAAATGTAACTACTGTTAGTGTAACTGGTGCAGTTGTATTGGTAGCAATGGTCGGTGTAGTGGTCGTCGCAACAGAAGGATGACTACTTGAGGTGATGAAATACGCCGCAGCAGCTACTACAGCTATTACAATTATTATTATAATGGCTATTGCAAGAGTTGAAATAGCTTTCATGTTTATCAGATACAACTTCTACTTTAAAAAAATAACCCAAGTCAAAATCAGTACACTGAAGGTTTAATCATCAACTCATTTACTGGTGGTTTCCTCATTCCTATAATATCTTGATTTTAACTCATTATATAACTCTCTCGGAGTAGGAACCCTTCCCAACTTGTTAATTAAATCATTAATAATTTTGTTCATAATATCCTTTACTCGCTTCCCTGCTGGACAATATTCCGGTACTTTGAAATCTGGAACTCCTTTCCCATCATATGAATTAATTACTTCCTTTTGCTCATCTTCAGTTGCGAATGGATACGAGAGACATGCGTATGGCTTAATTTTGTGAATACTGCAGAGCCATCCCTTTTGAAATTGGCAAGGCCTTCGTAATAAAAATAAGTCATTCTCTATTTTTTCCAATTTCTTCAAATCATCTGTGTTCAACCTATTCCTTAACTCCTCGTAATCAAATCCATAAACTGGTACGGGATAACCAATTTGACAACATTTCCCTCCACACTCCTCACAGTCTTTTGAAGTATCTATAAATTTATTCATGGCGATCTGAAATATCAAAGAATACATACCATACTTTATTATAGATATACCCTCATATTTTTCTAGAAAGTCTAGTAATCTCTCAAAGCTTTTCAAATCACCTCTTAAACCTCTCTTCGTTATTAGATTAATCTGATCAGCGTTAATTTTCATATACGAAGAATGGAATTTGAAAAATAAATGGTTATCCTAATATTAATATAGAAATTGAAGACTTAAAGCTAGTGAACAAAAGAAAACGTTATTAAATAAGAGGAGCTAAAGAAGAATAGATGAGTGAAATATTAGAGCTAATAAATAAAGGGAAATACAGTGAGGCCTTAAAGAGAATTAAAGAAAAAATAGAGCAAAAGAAAGACGATCCAGAACTATATTATTTAATGGGGCTAGTATATTTTAAGGCTGGTAAGTATAAAAGGGCAATAGATAGCTTAAGTAAAGCGGTTAGGCTAAAGGGGGATGAGGCAAAATACCATTGTCTGTTAGGTTATTCACTATATGGTGAAGGATATGCCAATGGCGATGAAAAATTAATAAGAAGGGCCTTAAAGGAACTTCAACTTTCAGTAGAGATCGATAAGGATATACCTAATAAGGAGAAGGAATATCATTACTACATGGCTAATATCTTATATGAACTAGAAGATTATGAAAAAGCTTTAAAAGAGGTTAATGAGGCTTTAAAATTTGACAACTCTCCATTAGTTCATAAGTTAAAAGGTGATATTTTATTTCAATTGAAGAAATACAACGAAGCAATTGAGGAGTATAGGACTAACTTAAACGATGATAAAAACCTCTACGCAATAGCGTATACGTATTTTACGATAGGAAAGTATAAACAAGCCCTTGAGTACTACGATAGGGCAATAGGTGTAAATCCAGAAGATCCGTATCATTACGAAGGCAAAGCTAGAACATTAATCTTTATGGGAAAAATTAATGAGGCTTATGAGACCATAAAGAAAGCTATAGATATTGATCCAGATAACCCTTACATAAAACTAACAGAAATAGAAGTCCTAGCAGAGATTGATAAGAGAAGAGTGACAAAAGTTTTAACAGAATATTTAGAGGAGACGGAGGAATATAGAGAAGTTATTTGTGAAGAAAGTAAGGAGAGAAAATTTAAGGAAAAAACTAGAGAACTTATAGAGAAAATATTAGTTAAGTTTTGCTAGCTAAATCGAAAAACGCTCTCCAGAAGGGATCCTCTAATGGATGTTCAATCTTTACTCTACTTCCATCTTTCTTAACTAACTTTACATCTCCACTTTGGTCTACTATTTCTCCAATTATTTCAGCCTCAATTCCTTCTTTTATCAACGCTTCCCTCACATCTTTTCCCTTATCAGTAACTATGATCATAGTACCCTCACTTATGGATATCCATGGATCTATATTAACTAACCTAGTTACCTCTCTAACAGCACTATTAATGAAAAGTTTATCCTCATACACATTCATACCCTTACCACTTGCTCTTGCAACCTCTGTTAAAGCTCCAAAAACTCCTCCCTCTGTAGCGTCATGCATAAGATGAATACCAATTCTAGATGCTATTAAACCATCTTTCCAACAGCTCATTTTCCAATACATATTATAAGCTTCATTGAAGGTCTCCTTATCCAATCTTTGTTTAAAATACTCAGGGTAAAGATTGGTTAAGAGACCAGTGGCTTCTATCGCAGGGCCCTTTGTCATTATTACACTATCTCCGACTCTAACCTTAGATGGCATTCCAAGTTTTTCCTTCTCCCCTATTCCAAACATCGTGAATCCTCCAACCATTGGATAATCAGTACCTTCATAAACACCCGTATGACCACCAACTACCATTACTTCAATCTCCTTTAATGCTTCGTGAATGCCAATCCACATCTCCTCAAATTCATCATCCTTAATTTTAGGAGGTAAGTTTAGATCTATTACAGCATATTGAGGGGGAATACCAGAGGTCATTACATCGCTAGCTAGTATGTGTACTGCAAACCACGCTGCCTTCTTGAATCCGAATTGTGGTACTATGAAGACTGGATCAGTCTTTACGACTAAGACTCTACCATCTTGAAGATCTATTGCTGCAGTATCGACCCCATGCTGAGGACCAACTAGAACTTCTGTTCGCTTTTCCCCAAGGTGAGGGTAGATTACCTTGTTAAATAAATCCTCATTTATCTTTCCTAAATGCATTAGGTGAGAAAATGAATGCAACTTTAAAAAGGTTAAGTAAATCAAATCGTTTCCATAAGTAGCAATTGAATGAAAATTGAGAAATGCTAATAAATACAATAATATCCTTAAAAAGGTATATAATACTTCTATTATACTAACTTTACATCTGGTAACTAAGTTAACAGAAGTTAAGTTGATCATATAAGCTTTACTAAGTAAAGTAGTTTTCCGGAGGAAACAAATATGGATCCAACCCTAGCCTCAGTCGGTCTATTAATATTCAGAATACTATACGGAATCGCACTAATACCACACGGTGTAATTAAGGCTAATAAAAATGCTAATTCCCAATTTAAAGGATTCATAAAGCAGTTAGGAGTACCACCGATATTCGTAGATCTTTCAATGTTAGTTGAAATTTTAGGAGGACTTTTAATAATGATTGGAGCAATATCGCTAATAGTTTCAGCGGTATTAATTTTGTTCTTCCTAGGTACTATAGTAGTAAGCCATAGGATGAAAAAACCACTAGTTACTGGAATGAATCCTGGAGTAGATCTAGATATACTATTCCTAGCAGGGGCAATAATATTACTTCTATTAGGTCCAGGCGAGTTCGCCCTATTAGCTGGTCCACAAATTTAATTTTTTTAATCCTCTTGTAGAACCATAGCGTTAAAATTTTTCTATTTAATATAAACTGTGTTATGGAATTAATAAAGCTCTAGTTTAGATTTGCCTTTTATTTAGAAATTACTAATAAACATTAAAGTCGCAATCCTCCATTTGTTTAGATATCAACTGAATTTTCAATACTCTTCTAACATCTGATCATTAACGTATTTTAACACCTAAAGTGGTCCTCAGCAAATAACTTTACTAAGTCAATTTTTACATATATTTAAAAAACAATTCCAAAGTTAACTAGTCAAGGAATCTAAAACAGCTCTAGCTCCTTCCATAACACTTTTCTCCAAATCCTCCTTTGAAATCCAAACGCCACCTTTAGCCAAATTATCACTTACAACCAGAACAGTTGCACTCTTCCATCCCTTAATCTTACTTAACATAAACAGCGTCGCGCATTCCATCTCAACAGCTATATTACCCCTACTACTCCACCTCTTTACAAATTCCTCATCTTCAGCATAGAATGCATCACTACTAAATACGTTTCCTACATAATACTTCAAACCCTTTTTAGAGAAAGACGTTAATAACTTGTTAGTTAACTCAAAATCTGGAGTAGAGGCCACACATACATTGTCTCTCAAATATTGATAAAATAACCCTCCTTGGTTATAAGATGCCCCAGTCACTATTATATACTCTCCTAAGTTAATATAGGGGACTAATGCGCCAGTTGTGCCATATCTAATGAAAACCTTGGCTCCTAACATTGCTAACTCTTCTAAAACTATGGCTATAGAAGGACCTCCAATTCCATGAGTTGCTATACTTACAGTTTCACCATTATATTTACCGGTATAGACTAGGAATCCCCTATTTTCGTTAACTAGTC is a genomic window containing:
- a CDS encoding MFS transporter; the protein is MNTNSILFVLTLGSLMAAVDTTIVLLALPTITSSLHTDLLSSIWVLLAYMIVISVLSTQAGRIGDLFGKGKIYNLGFVIFTAASALCGISANIDMLIIFRIIQAIGGAMLVANSSSIVADVFPPDRRGKAYGITSLGWNIGALVGIILGGVLTTFLGWQYIFYINVPIGIAAVILGIMNIKDISKINTKLDIHGAILLGISLGLISLSLMFIAASGISTDSVIELILGIVLIPFFLLNEIRSRYPIINLKVFKIRLLAYSILANFLQGIGGLSLSFLLIMYLQGVRGLSPLDSSLLLTPSYVIASILAPFMGKVADRGKPGVVAGIGLIFIFITLILYFFLLTPITNYYLIVGISAITGIGSAMFWPSNSTAIMFYAPKEYYGSVSGLSRTLGNIGTILSYVLSIVVATLSIPRNVAFEIFIGTTTLNGDVSATFVNGLHFAFLISSIIIVIAMIFSFMSGKTKESVTK
- a CDS encoding ABC transporter permease — its product is MVKYSIPYLVYIIIFGIIPLILTFVIVGVNLSSAIKSSFSIAPPLEIIYNTFFFSLFIAVVSTLLGYIIAITVDMYPKKLLILLILLSFTIPFTASALIWVISFYGGYGWFTYLLGINYDPLYFSKSALFAVSLVSAWSSVPLAFLLILASLRSIPKEIKESSQIDGLTLSQYYFKIAFPYSLKGILLAFLITFVLSMGNFDLPYVMTQGGPGFSKTTLPLIVYFMMFQYDNFSGGALFASILALIASIPAIGVVLLVKSKGFRFSLPAVKIPDKVFRVLMLVVSSIIIIFLDFPVYWMVLVATRPNTLDFLKPPVLIPKEFTLSYVISSLESSVPYIISSVIVSLIVGILTILLSSLGAYEGARKFWFWLLLLSIYLYALPSTSYIIPVYLMTSDLHLINSWIGLALPSAIFTVSFAFWTMFNFYIDFPKVYEEASEIDGMKNKILRLILPLSRPFLIATFVISFTFAWHLLFYPLVLSETPYQMNFPPTGSETATIFALNAISQGSVNWALLASSALVASLPVIIVSYVAQDYMLRGLYSGGIKGA
- a CDS encoding YkgJ family cysteine cluster protein, coding for MKINADQINLITKRGLRGDLKSFERLLDFLEKYEGISIIKYGMYSLIFQIAMNKFIDTSKDCEECGGKCCQIGYPVPVYGFDYEELRNRLNTDDLKKLEKIENDLFLLRRPCQFQKGWLCSIHKIKPYACLSYPFATEDEQKEVINSYDGKGVPDFKVPEYCPAGKRVKDIMNKIINDLINKLGRVPTPRELYNELKSRYYRNEETTSK
- a CDS encoding tetratricopeptide repeat protein, with translation MSEILELINKGKYSEALKRIKEKIEQKKDDPELYYLMGLVYFKAGKYKRAIDSLSKAVRLKGDEAKYHCLLGYSLYGEGYANGDEKLIRRALKELQLSVEIDKDIPNKEKEYHYYMANILYELEDYEKALKEVNEALKFDNSPLVHKLKGDILFQLKKYNEAIEEYRTNLNDDKNLYAIAYTYFTIGKYKQALEYYDRAIGVNPEDPYHYEGKARTLIFMGKINEAYETIKKAIDIDPDNPYIKLTEIEVLAEIDKRRVTKVLTEYLEETEEYREVICEESKERKFKEKTRELIEKILVKFC
- a CDS encoding AIR synthase family protein produces the protein MINLTSVNLVTRCKVSIIEVLYTFLRILLYLLAFLNFHSIATYGNDLIYLTFLKLHSFSHLMHLGKINEDLFNKVIYPHLGEKRTEVLVGPQHGVDTAAIDLQDGRVLVVKTDPVFIVPQFGFKKAAWFAVHILASDVMTSGIPPQYAVIDLNLPPKIKDDEFEEMWIGIHEALKEIEVMVVGGHTGVYEGTDYPMVGGFTMFGIGEKEKLGMPSKVRVGDSVIMTKGPAIEATGLLTNLYPEYFKQRLDKETFNEAYNMYWKMSCWKDGLIASRIGIHLMHDATEGGVFGALTEVARASGKGMNVYEDKLFINSAVREVTRLVNIDPWISISEGTMIIVTDKGKDVREALIKEGIEAEIIGEIVDQSGDVKLVKKDGSRVKIEHPLEDPFWRAFFDLASKT
- a CDS encoding DoxX family protein, translated to MDPTLASVGLLIFRILYGIALIPHGVIKANKNANSQFKGFIKQLGVPPIFVDLSMLVEILGGLLIMIGAISLIVSAVLILFFLGTIVVSHRMKKPLVTGMNPGVDLDILFLAGAIILLLLGPGEFALLAGPQI
- a CDS encoding purine-nucleoside phosphorylase, with the translated sequence MNPVHILAKKGEVAERVLIAGDPGRVRLLSLLLESPRLVNENRGFLVYTGKYNGETVSIATHGIGGPSIAIVLEELAMLGAKVFIRYGTTGALVPYINLGEYIIVTGASYNQGGLFYQYLRDNVCVASTPDFELTNKLLTSFSKKGLKYYVGNVFSSDAFYAEDEEFVKRWSSRGNIAVEMECATLFMLSKIKGWKSATVLVVSDNLAKGGVWISKEDLEKSVMEGARAVLDSLTS